In Cycloclasticus sp., a single genomic region encodes these proteins:
- a CDS encoding carbon-nitrogen hydrolase family protein: MIKDEWVVAAIQMVSSDRVDENLRAVEQQVSQAAANGAEMVVLPENFALMARYSEQLLSIAENLGVGAIQTFLAELSARYGCWVVAGSLPIKSPLSDKVYATCLVYNASGEQVAVYYKMHLFDVDIADGKGRYRESDTFLAGDKPIVVDTPFGVMGLSICYDLRFPELYRELLQQGAEFMVAPSAFTELTGRAHWSLLCRARAVENSCYLIAANQGGVHINGRATYGHSMIVDPWGDVLSELDTHAGIALATIKRSELNKVRTSLPAIQHRRFSIKRD, translated from the coding sequence ATGATTAAAGATGAGTGGGTTGTTGCTGCTATTCAGATGGTTTCATCTGATCGAGTGGATGAGAACTTAAGGGCAGTAGAACAACAGGTCAGTCAGGCCGCTGCTAATGGTGCTGAGATGGTCGTCTTGCCGGAAAACTTTGCGTTAATGGCGCGCTATTCAGAACAGCTTTTATCGATAGCAGAGAACTTGGGCGTGGGTGCGATACAGACCTTCTTGGCTGAGTTGTCTGCACGCTACGGTTGTTGGGTAGTGGCAGGTTCTTTACCGATAAAGTCCCCCCTCAGCGACAAAGTGTATGCCACATGCCTAGTGTATAATGCGAGTGGTGAGCAGGTAGCTGTTTACTACAAGATGCACCTGTTTGATGTGGATATAGCGGATGGTAAAGGCCGTTATAGAGAATCTGATACCTTTTTAGCAGGTGATAAGCCTATAGTGGTTGATACGCCTTTTGGCGTGATGGGTTTATCGATTTGTTATGACTTGCGGTTCCCCGAACTGTATCGAGAGTTATTACAACAAGGTGCTGAATTTATGGTGGCGCCGTCAGCGTTCACCGAATTGACCGGCCGCGCGCACTGGTCATTGTTATGCCGAGCAAGGGCTGTTGAGAACAGCTGTTACCTGATCGCGGCGAACCAAGGTGGTGTGCATATAAATGGTCGTGCAACCTACGGACATAGTATGATTGTGGACCCTTGGGGTGATGTGCTTTCAGAGCTCGATACACACGCGGGTATAGCCCTTGCAACCATCAAAAGGTCTGAACTCAACAAAGTAAGAACAAGTCTACCCGCCATCCAGCATCGGCGTTTTTCAATAAAGAGAGATTAA
- the tldD gene encoding metalloprotease TldD, translated as MNDLIQQAESLILKPVGLSINDIDQVMGQLLSNHIDQADIYFQSSRSESWVLEDGIVKDGNYNIEQGVGLRAVSGEKTGFAYSEELALPNLLDAAKSVKSIASLGQTGIIKPKSFNTLPALYAPLDPLDTLSTEEKIALLKSVDQQTRQLDSRIEQVVVSLVGVYEVVLVATEDGGLSSDIRPLVRMNVSVIVEENGRREQGGSGGGARRGYEYFLENDRAMDYGREALRLALVNLEAVDAPAGTMTVVLGPGWPGILLHEAIGHGLEGDFNRKGSSAFSGQIGEKVASSLCTVVDDGTLENRRGSLSVDDEGTKTECTTLIENGVLKGYMHDKMNARLMGHAATGNGRRESYAHLPMPRMTNTYMLAGKSDPGDILASVKNGLYAVNFAGGQVDITSGKFVFSASEAYLIENGKITVPVKGATLIGNGPDVLTKVSMVGNDLALDQGVGTCGKEGQSVPVGVGQPTLKIDGLTVGGTNA; from the coding sequence ATGAACGATTTAATTCAGCAAGCGGAAAGCTTAATTCTTAAGCCAGTCGGTTTATCTATAAACGATATAGATCAAGTGATGGGTCAGTTACTATCGAATCATATTGATCAGGCAGACATCTATTTTCAGTCCTCTCGCAGTGAGTCGTGGGTGCTTGAAGATGGCATTGTAAAGGATGGTAATTACAATATTGAACAAGGCGTGGGGCTACGGGCGGTAAGTGGTGAGAAGACCGGGTTTGCCTACAGTGAGGAATTGGCATTACCGAACCTCTTGGATGCAGCAAAGAGTGTGAAGTCGATTGCGAGCCTAGGTCAAACAGGCATTATAAAGCCCAAATCGTTTAATACATTGCCTGCTCTATACGCGCCTTTAGACCCACTAGACACCCTAAGCACAGAAGAAAAAATAGCCTTACTAAAGAGTGTTGACCAACAAACCCGTCAACTTGACTCGCGTATTGAACAGGTCGTGGTTAGTCTTGTCGGTGTTTATGAAGTGGTGCTGGTTGCAACAGAAGACGGCGGTCTAAGTAGTGATATTCGACCATTGGTGAGAATGAATGTTTCAGTGATCGTAGAAGAAAATGGACGCCGGGAACAAGGTGGCTCTGGTGGCGGTGCTCGTCGCGGTTATGAATATTTTCTAGAAAATGATCGGGCAATGGACTATGGCCGTGAAGCGCTGCGACTCGCATTAGTAAATTTAGAAGCGGTAGACGCGCCTGCCGGTACTATGACCGTTGTTCTGGGCCCAGGCTGGCCAGGGATTTTATTACATGAAGCGATAGGGCATGGTTTAGAGGGTGACTTTAACCGCAAAGGCAGTTCGGCCTTTAGTGGGCAAATTGGTGAAAAAGTAGCCTCATCATTGTGTACGGTTGTTGATGATGGCACGTTAGAAAATAGACGTGGCTCGTTATCTGTTGATGACGAAGGAACCAAAACCGAATGCACAACCTTGATCGAAAACGGTGTTTTAAAAGGCTATATGCACGACAAAATGAATGCACGATTGATGGGGCACGCCGCGACGGGAAATGGTCGTCGTGAATCATACGCCCACTTACCAATGCCGAGAATGACAAACACTTATATGTTGGCCGGTAAAAGCGACCCGGGTGATATTTTAGCGTCAGTAAAAAATGGTTTATACGCGGTGAATTTTGCGGGTGGTCAGGTAGATATCACCTCCGGTAAGTTCGTGTTTTCTGCCAGTGAAGCCTATTTGATCGAAAATGGAAAAATTACCGTACCGGTTAAAGGCGCTACCTTGATCGGCAATGGCCCCGATGTGTTAACTAAAGTGAGCATGGTGGGTAATGACTTGGCACTAGACCAGGGCGTAGGGACGTGTGGTAAAGAAGGACAAAGTGTTCCGGTAGGCGTTGGCCAGCCAACATTAAAAATTGATGGGCTGACTGTAGGAGGCACAAATGCCTAA
- the pmbA gene encoding metalloprotease PmbA, whose product MPKSIRTSSIGEQETDRLKNIASDILIEAKKQGADQVETAVSVGQGLSVNARLGEVETIEHHRDQGVGITVYKGKKKGSASSTKLDSSSIKEMVSAACAIAQYAEEDPFSGLPEEKLLATDFPDLSLHYPWQISSEQAIEMAITCENAARFYDKKITNSEGASIQTFEGTRVLANSLGFNHGYPASRHSMSCSVIGESKGTMQRDYWYTVARKASDMEGAVKVGEMASKRTVKRLGAKSISTRKCPVMFAAEVSSGFIGHFISAIRGGNLYRKSSFLLDSLGQQVFPSFINIYEQPLLPQALGSTAYDSEGVATSLRNIVKAGVVEGYVLSSYSARKLGLKSTANAGGVHNLTVESGELDFTGMLKQMYTGLLVTELIGQGVNTMTGDYSRGAAGYWVENGEIQYPVEEVTIAGNLNDMFKSIVAVGSDVDLRGNTRTGSILVSEMTLAGT is encoded by the coding sequence ATGCCTAAGTCGATAAGAACATCATCTATTGGTGAGCAAGAAACTGATCGATTGAAAAATATTGCATCGGATATATTAATAGAAGCTAAAAAACAAGGCGCAGATCAAGTAGAAACAGCTGTTAGCGTCGGTCAAGGCCTCTCTGTCAATGCGAGGCTAGGTGAGGTGGAAACGATTGAGCATCACCGAGATCAAGGTGTTGGCATTACCGTTTACAAGGGCAAAAAGAAGGGTTCGGCGAGCTCAACAAAACTCGATTCATCGTCCATAAAAGAAATGGTGTCCGCCGCTTGCGCGATTGCTCAATACGCGGAAGAGGATCCTTTTTCAGGTTTGCCGGAGGAAAAATTGTTAGCGACTGATTTCCCTGACTTATCGTTGCATTACCCCTGGCAGATTAGTTCCGAGCAAGCTATTGAAATGGCGATTACTTGTGAAAACGCAGCGCGTTTTTATGATAAAAAAATAACCAACTCGGAAGGTGCCAGCATACAAACATTTGAGGGTACGCGTGTATTAGCAAATAGCCTTGGGTTTAACCACGGTTACCCCGCCAGTCGTCACAGCATGAGTTGTTCTGTTATTGGTGAATCAAAGGGCACCATGCAACGCGATTATTGGTATACCGTTGCTCGCAAAGCGAGTGATATGGAAGGTGCTGTGAAGGTGGGTGAGATGGCGTCAAAGCGTACAGTTAAGCGTTTGGGGGCAAAATCAATCAGCACTAGAAAGTGCCCAGTGATGTTTGCCGCAGAAGTTAGTAGCGGCTTTATCGGTCATTTTATTTCAGCGATCAGAGGTGGGAACCTGTATCGAAAATCATCTTTTTTACTGGACAGTCTGGGGCAGCAAGTGTTTCCATCATTTATAAATATTTACGAGCAACCGTTGTTGCCGCAAGCGCTGGGGAGTACGGCGTATGACTCAGAAGGTGTGGCAACGTCATTAAGAAATATTGTAAAAGCGGGCGTTGTAGAGGGCTATGTACTGAGTAGCTATTCAGCGCGAAAACTGGGTTTAAAAAGTACTGCTAACGCGGGTGGCGTGCATAACTTGACCGTTGAGTCTGGTGAGTTAGATTTTACCGGCATGTTAAAACAGATGTATACAGGCTTGTTGGTGACAGAGCTGATTGGTCAAGGCGTTAATACGATGACGGGTGACTACTCAAGAGGTGCTGCGGGTTATTGGGTTGAAAATGGCGAGATCCAATATCCGGTTGAAGAGGTGACAATTGCAGGCAATTTAAACGATATGTTTAAATCGATCGTGGCGGTGGGAAGTGATGTGGATTTAAGAGGGAATACTCGCACTGGCTCAATTTTGGTCAGTGAAATGACGTTAGCGGGGACTTAA
- the mgtE gene encoding magnesium transporter, translated as MSVSPQHENTHEHLRLLAGNLDSGALSQIEAQVNELHPAEIANLLESLPLQNRRIVWELINPALAGDILVEVNDEVRLGLIEQTDEEDLITAAVSLETDDLADIFEDLPKAVLHEVVRSMSNQDRRRLQSVMSYDEDSAGGLMNPDMVTIRPNVELDVVLRYLRQRGELPANTDKLFVVDRDDRYLGVLNISDLLTKSKKESVSDTMLTDQKALPPTLSDNDVALFFEDYNLVSAPVVDENNRLLGRITVDDVVDVIRDEADRSLLSLAGLDEDDDMFAPVIRSAKRRAVWLGINLFTAFLAAWVIGLFAATIEQIVALAVLMPIVASMGGIAGSQTLMLVIRGIALNQIGKTNSRWLLWKELSVGTLNGILWACVVAVITGLWFQSQSLGLLIGAALIINLIFAALAGATIPLTLKRMNIDPAIAGGVILTTVTDVIGFFSFLGLATVFLT; from the coding sequence ATGTCAGTCTCTCCACAACACGAGAACACCCATGAGCACCTACGTTTACTCGCGGGTAACCTTGATAGTGGTGCGCTTTCGCAAATCGAAGCACAGGTTAACGAACTCCATCCTGCTGAAATAGCCAACCTTCTTGAGTCGTTACCGCTCCAAAATAGGCGTATCGTTTGGGAGCTAATAAACCCAGCATTAGCGGGGGATATTTTAGTTGAGGTTAACGATGAAGTGCGTTTGGGTCTCATTGAACAAACCGACGAAGAAGACCTTATTACCGCGGCCGTTTCCTTAGAAACGGATGACCTGGCCGATATCTTTGAAGACCTTCCAAAAGCCGTTTTACATGAAGTCGTACGCTCCATGTCAAACCAAGACAGGCGGCGCTTGCAGTCCGTTATGTCGTATGATGAAGACAGTGCTGGCGGTTTAATGAACCCCGATATGGTCACCATTCGTCCTAATGTCGAGCTTGATGTGGTTTTAAGGTACCTCCGACAGCGAGGCGAGCTTCCAGCTAATACCGACAAATTGTTTGTTGTGGATAGAGATGATCGATACCTCGGCGTGCTTAATATCTCTGACTTACTCACAAAGAGTAAAAAAGAATCCGTAAGCGATACCATGCTCACCGATCAAAAGGCCTTACCGCCCACCTTGTCCGACAATGACGTCGCCTTGTTTTTTGAAGATTACAACCTTGTCTCTGCGCCCGTTGTTGATGAAAATAATCGACTGCTGGGTCGTATCACCGTTGATGACGTGGTCGACGTTATCCGCGACGAAGCTGACCGTTCTCTTTTAAGCCTCGCCGGTCTGGATGAAGATGACGATATGTTTGCACCGGTCATTAGAAGCGCCAAACGTCGCGCAGTATGGCTCGGCATCAACTTATTTACCGCTTTTTTAGCCGCTTGGGTGATTGGCCTTTTTGCTGCGACCATCGAACAAATTGTGGCTCTCGCTGTGCTAATGCCGATTGTCGCAAGCATGGGTGGTATTGCCGGCAGTCAAACGCTAATGCTAGTGATTCGCGGCATCGCATTAAACCAAATTGGTAAAACAAATTCGCGTTGGCTACTTTGGAAAGAATTATCCGTAGGTACCTTAAACGGCATTCTATGGGCCTGCGTGGTCGCGGTCATCACGGGTCTTTGGTTTCAAAGTCAATCACTTGGCCTTTTGATTGGTGCCGCTCTGATTATTAACCTCATCTTCGCCGCACTTGCTGGCGCTACTATCCCACTCACCTTAAAGCGAATGAATATTGACCCCGCTATCGCCGGTGGCGTGATCTTAACGACGGTGACTGACGTGATTGGTTTCTTTTCTTTTTTAGGCCTAGCAACCGTCTTCTTAACGTAA
- the rapZ gene encoding RNase adapter RapZ: MKLIIVSGLSGSGKSVTLDTLEDAGFYCTDNLPVALLPDFSTLLTDSEKTLFSKAAVGIDARNDQSSLSQFGAFIEQLKHNNIDYDVIFLRASKESLLKRFSETRRKHPLSDENTSLDEALDLELERLSLIASHASIQIDTTHTNVHQLRSIIRERVSLDKDTGLSLQIMSFGYKHGAPNDVDFVFDARCLPNPYWEPSLRKFTGRDAAVIEFLDEKKLVQDYLEDTAQFLTRWIPEFINTNRNYLSIAIGCTGGQHRSVYLTEKLAHHLTTQGLNIITRHREIA; the protein is encoded by the coding sequence ATGAAACTCATCATAGTAAGCGGCTTATCCGGGTCGGGAAAAAGTGTCACCTTAGACACCTTAGAAGACGCCGGCTTTTATTGCACAGACAACTTACCGGTTGCTTTATTACCGGACTTCTCAACACTACTCACTGATTCAGAAAAAACATTATTTAGCAAAGCGGCTGTCGGCATTGATGCACGCAATGACCAATCTTCATTAAGTCAATTTGGCGCATTCATTGAACAGCTAAAACACAATAACATCGACTACGACGTTATTTTCCTCAGGGCCAGTAAAGAAAGTTTATTAAAGCGCTTCAGTGAAACTCGACGCAAGCATCCTTTGTCTGATGAGAACACATCGTTAGACGAAGCCCTTGATCTTGAACTTGAGCGACTTAGCTTAATTGCCAGCCATGCCAGCATACAGATCGACACCACTCACACTAACGTACACCAGTTACGCAGCATTATACGTGAGCGCGTGAGCCTTGATAAAGACACCGGCCTGTCACTTCAGATCATGTCATTTGGCTATAAACACGGCGCACCGAACGATGTCGACTTTGTGTTTGATGCCCGCTGCCTTCCAAACCCGTATTGGGAGCCAAGCTTACGTAAATTTACTGGTAGAGATGCAGCCGTTATTGAATTTCTTGATGAAAAAAAGCTTGTTCAGGACTATTTAGAGGACACTGCACAGTTCTTAACCCGTTGGATTCCAGAATTTATCAACACAAACCGGAACTATTTATCCATCGCCATCGGCTGCACAGGCGGTCAACATCGATCCGTTTATCTCACAGAAAAATTAGCACATCACCTAACAACACAAGGCCTCAACATTATTACCCGCCACCGCGAAATCGCTTAA
- the raiA gene encoding ribosome-associated translation inhibitor RaiA: MQLDLSGHHVDITDAIREYTNSKFGKIKRHFDKVIDVHVVLSVEKLEQKAEATIQLNGTKIFAEDTQENMYAAIDTLVDKLDRQVLKHKEKTKAHR; encoded by the coding sequence ATGCAATTAGATCTATCTGGACACCATGTTGATATCACTGATGCTATTCGGGAATATACTAATTCAAAATTTGGCAAGATCAAGCGCCACTTTGATAAGGTCATCGACGTCCATGTTGTTCTATCCGTTGAGAAACTGGAACAAAAAGCAGAAGCAACTATCCAATTAAATGGGACAAAAATCTTTGCCGAGGATACTCAAGAAAATATGTACGCAGCCATCGACACATTGGTTGACAAGTTAGACAGGCAAGTCCTAAAACATAAAGAAAAAACGAAAGCTCATCGTTAA
- a CDS encoding RNA polymerase factor sigma-54: protein MRQSLQLRIGQHLTMTPQLQQAIRLLQLSTLELQQEIQIVLDGNMMLEVPDEESQTNQEETDKKTTPADEKTSEGSQDQLPDELAVDTSWDDIYDLAPSPGLNQPSDTTPPDPGSINSAKQTLHDHLTWQMELTNFSDTDRVIATAIIDSIDDNGYLNSTTELLHQHLSEHLDDLDLDEVIAVLHKVQSFDPLGVGAVDLQDCLLIQLRQLPDDTKLLPLAMELVSDYMPALGSQDSTKLKRQLGVDEETLGQIISLIQQLNPRPGSGVEETSTEYVTPDVYVAKLKGKWQVSINGEIATNIRINPYYQTLIKKGDKSTDTQTMKNHLQEARWFLKSLQSRNETLMLVSQEIVNRQQEFLEHGAIAMKPMVLRDIADTVEMHESTISRVTTNKYMHTPNGIFELKHFFSSHVSTDSGGECSATAIRAFIKELVNNENPKKPLSDNKIAAILGDKGINVARRTIAKYRESISIPPSSQRKRIL, encoded by the coding sequence ATGAGGCAGTCTTTACAGCTTCGAATTGGTCAGCACTTGACCATGACGCCACAACTCCAACAAGCCATTCGCCTGTTACAACTGTCCACCCTCGAACTGCAACAAGAAATTCAAATCGTATTGGATGGCAATATGATGTTGGAGGTTCCAGATGAAGAATCTCAAACCAACCAAGAAGAGACGGATAAAAAAACGACGCCTGCTGACGAGAAAACCAGTGAAGGCTCGCAAGACCAGCTGCCTGATGAGTTAGCTGTCGACACTTCATGGGATGATATTTACGATTTAGCGCCATCACCAGGACTTAATCAACCATCCGATACCACACCGCCAGACCCAGGTAGCATAAACTCTGCCAAACAGACGCTACACGACCACCTTACCTGGCAAATGGAATTAACCAATTTTTCAGACACCGACCGCGTTATCGCGACCGCCATTATCGATAGTATTGATGACAATGGTTACTTAAATTCAACCACCGAACTCCTCCATCAACACCTTTCAGAGCATTTAGATGACCTAGACCTTGATGAAGTCATTGCTGTTTTACACAAGGTACAATCGTTCGACCCGCTAGGCGTTGGTGCCGTTGATTTACAAGACTGCCTTCTAATCCAACTCAGGCAACTGCCTGACGATACGAAGCTTTTGCCTTTGGCCATGGAGTTGGTTAGTGACTACATGCCTGCACTTGGCTCTCAAGATAGTACTAAATTAAAGCGCCAGCTAGGAGTAGATGAAGAAACTCTCGGGCAAATCATTTCTCTTATCCAGCAGCTAAACCCTCGACCTGGCTCTGGCGTCGAAGAAACAAGCACTGAATACGTCACACCTGATGTTTACGTTGCCAAATTAAAAGGTAAATGGCAGGTCTCCATCAATGGTGAAATAGCCACTAATATTCGTATTAACCCTTACTACCAAACGCTCATCAAGAAAGGCGACAAGAGCACTGATACCCAAACAATGAAGAACCACTTACAAGAAGCTCGCTGGTTCTTAAAAAGTTTGCAAAGTCGCAACGAGACCTTAATGTTAGTCTCACAGGAAATTGTTAACCGACAGCAAGAGTTTCTTGAGCATGGCGCAATTGCTATGAAACCCATGGTGCTTCGTGATATTGCCGACACTGTTGAAATGCATGAATCAACAATATCTCGCGTCACTACCAATAAATATATGCATACGCCAAATGGTATTTTTGAGCTTAAACACTTCTTTTCCAGTCATGTTTCAACTGATAGTGGGGGTGAATGTTCAGCCACTGCCATCAGAGCCTTTATCAAAGAACTCGTGAATAATGAAAACCCTAAAAAGCCTCTCAGCGATAACAAAATTGCCGCTATACTAGGGGATAAAGGCATTAACGTAGCGAGACGAACGATCGCTAAATACCGCGAATCCATCTCGATACCCCCTTCTAGTCAGAGGAAACGAATCCTTTGA
- the lptB gene encoding LPS export ABC transporter ATP-binding protein encodes MSILRTDNICKQFNGRKVVDNVSINVKSGEVVGLLGPNGAGKTTSFYITVGLIKPDSGKIFLDEQDITLSPMHVRAKQGLGYLPQEASVFRKLSVEDNIRAVLQTRQELSPGQQELALDELLGEFSINHLRSQSALALSGGERRRLEIARSLATEPRFVLLDEPFAGVDPISVIDIQKIIHHLTERDIGVLITDHNVRETLGTCDRAYILNNGSVITEGSAEEILGHREVRDVYLGHDFRM; translated from the coding sequence ATGAGCATCCTACGTACAGACAATATCTGCAAACAATTCAACGGCCGAAAGGTTGTTGATAACGTCAGCATCAACGTAAAAAGCGGCGAAGTTGTTGGCTTATTAGGACCCAATGGTGCCGGTAAAACCACCAGCTTTTATATCACCGTCGGTTTAATAAAACCTGATAGTGGCAAAATTTTTCTCGACGAACAAGACATCACACTAAGCCCTATGCACGTCAGAGCAAAGCAAGGCCTCGGCTATTTACCGCAAGAGGCCTCTGTTTTTAGAAAGTTAAGCGTGGAAGATAATATTCGCGCTGTGTTACAAACCCGTCAGGAGCTATCTCCAGGACAACAAGAGCTTGCCCTTGACGAATTACTCGGTGAGTTTTCAATTAATCACTTACGGTCACAAAGCGCTTTAGCACTGTCAGGCGGTGAAAGGCGGCGTCTTGAAATAGCGCGCTCCCTCGCGACTGAACCACGTTTTGTGCTACTAGACGAACCTTTCGCTGGTGTTGACCCCATCTCTGTTATTGATATTCAGAAAATCATTCACCACCTAACCGAACGCGATATTGGTGTGCTCATTACCGATCACAATGTTAGAGAAACATTGGGAACCTGCGACCGAGCATACATCTTAAACAACGGCTCTGTGATCACTGAAGGTTCCGCCGAAGAAATCCTAGGGCACCGTGAAGTACGCGATGTTTATTTAGGGCACGACTTTCGCATGTAA
- the lptA gene encoding lipopolysaccharide transport periplasmic protein LptA — protein sequence MKLINWKTVFFAFILISLSTPLWALSSDKQKPVEVEADSFNLDDAKKITIYSGNVIITQGSMEIMAEKVTIYGARGTTDKVIAIGNPVKFKQQPDGSQGLIRGEANRFDYLVTRDTLILIDKATLWQDGSTFTSDRIEYDSKRSVIKAGDKKSGSKRVKITLEPAKK from the coding sequence ATGAAATTAATTAATTGGAAAACTGTTTTTTTTGCCTTCATCTTAATCTCACTCTCAACGCCATTATGGGCATTGAGCTCTGACAAACAAAAGCCGGTAGAAGTTGAGGCCGACAGCTTTAACTTAGATGATGCGAAAAAAATCACCATCTATTCAGGCAACGTTATTATTACGCAAGGCAGCATGGAAATCATGGCCGAAAAAGTCACCATTTATGGTGCTCGCGGCACGACAGATAAAGTGATTGCTATTGGTAACCCAGTCAAATTCAAACAACAACCAGACGGCAGCCAAGGCCTTATTCGAGGAGAGGCTAATCGCTTCGACTACCTAGTTACTAGGGACACCTTGATTCTAATCGACAAAGCAACCTTATGGCAGGACGGCAGCACATTTACCAGCGACCGAATTGAGTACGACAGCAAGCGATCCGTGATTAAAGCTGGCGATAAAAAGAGTGGCTCGAAACGCGTCAAGATCACATTAGAGCCGGCCAAGAAATAA
- the lptC gene encoding LPS export ABC transporter periplasmic protein LptC: protein MKYLKITALAILAASTWWLAFTEEPEVEQQTIKPGHKIDYFLKNFEVLSMTLGGKPKQRIQAEYMQHFVDDDSTEMTQPIMTMYSPDKPDLHINSETGYISSDGELILLNGAVKIKRDALKNIAPLEIDTHNLRIQLPNDFAETDEFVKIKSGENTIQGIGLRAHFREPINIKILEKARGLHEIN from the coding sequence ATGAAATATCTAAAAATAACCGCCTTAGCCATTCTCGCCGCCAGTACTTGGTGGCTAGCATTTACAGAAGAGCCAGAGGTTGAGCAACAGACAATAAAACCCGGCCACAAAATTGATTACTTTTTAAAAAACTTTGAAGTACTGAGCATGACCTTAGGTGGCAAGCCAAAACAACGGATACAGGCGGAGTATATGCAGCATTTCGTCGATGATGACAGCACCGAAATGACCCAGCCCATTATGACCATGTATTCGCCAGACAAACCTGACTTACATATTAACTCAGAAACCGGATACATCTCTTCTGATGGCGAACTCATTCTGCTTAACGGGGCCGTCAAAATCAAACGAGACGCACTGAAAAATATTGCACCGCTTGAAATCGACACTCATAACCTCCGCATTCAATTACCAAACGACTTTGCTGAAACAGACGAATTCGTTAAGATTAAATCTGGTGAAAACACCATACAAGGAATTGGTTTGCGTGCGCATTTTCGCGAACCTATCAACATCAAAATACTAGAGAAAGCACGAGGCCTGCATGAAATTAATTAA
- a CDS encoding HAD-IIIA family hydrolase, with amino-acid sequence MIELNDDFQQRAQDIECVIFDVDGVLTDGKLFFDLSGQEYKSFHAQDGQGLKLLQQNGIEVAVISGRSSPIVERRMKSLGVKHVYQGQENKIAAFNDLLDKLSLRPDQVAHVGDDLPDLALMTRARLAIAVQDANPSILPYCQGQTTRPGGQGAAREVCDAILTAQKKLAIAIQIFTDA; translated from the coding sequence GTGATTGAGCTAAATGACGACTTTCAACAACGCGCACAAGACATCGAATGTGTTATTTTTGACGTAGACGGCGTACTCACCGATGGGAAATTATTTTTCGACCTAAGCGGTCAAGAATACAAATCATTCCACGCGCAAGACGGCCAGGGGTTAAAACTACTACAACAAAATGGCATTGAAGTTGCCGTTATTTCCGGTCGCTCATCACCCATTGTTGAGCGGCGCATGAAAAGTCTTGGCGTTAAACACGTTTATCAGGGACAAGAGAACAAAATAGCCGCTTTTAATGATTTACTCGACAAATTAAGCCTTCGTCCCGATCAAGTGGCACACGTTGGCGACGACCTGCCCGACTTGGCACTAATGACCCGAGCTCGCCTCGCTATTGCTGTTCAAGATGCCAACCCGTCTATCTTGCCGTATTGCCAAGGCCAAACAACTCGCCCAGGCGGACAAGGAGCTGCGCGTGAAGTGTGTGACGCCATTTTGACTGCTCAAAAAAAACTGGCTATCGCCATTCAGATTTTCACCGACGCTTAA